The nucleotide sequence TCCTTCCGTTGATCGAGCGGGCAGCAACACGGCGCTGGAAGGTCTACCTGCTCGGTGGCGGAGCGGGAGTTGCTGAAAAGGCGGCGAAGGTCCTGACGGCACGATTCAGGGTGGACGTCGTGGGTTGCGATGCACCGATGATTTCCCTCGAATCAGATCCGGCCCAGGACGAACCGGTGATCGATCGCATCCGCCGTGCGAGGCCGGAGATCCTCCTCGTAGCGCTCGGTGCGCCGAAACAGGAATTGTGGCTGCATAGAGTCGGGCCGCGCATCTCCCCCACGGTCGGCATCGGCCTGGGCGCGGCGCTGGACTTCGTCGCGGGGGCGGCACGTCGCGCGCCCGCTTGGATGTCGCGCGCGGGACTCGAGTGGCTCTTCCGGCTCTTACAGGAACCGCGCCGGCTGAGTCGCCGGTATCTCCTGGACGACCCGAAGTTCTTGCTCATCCTGTACCGGATGCTCCGCACTCCGCGGGCGCTGCGCACCCAGGTGGTCTGAACTGACGGTCGCACCCGGGAGCGGCAGAGGTCCCTCGCCTGCCCGTATGACTTCCTCTCGAGCGCCCCGCGTGCCGATTGCTGCCCGGAAGCGCCGCCGGCCCCGGGGACCGCACGTCGGCTTGTAACAATTGCGGTCCCAGCGCAGGCGCGATCGACGCGTTTTTACCGAGAACCGCATAGCCGCGCGCGCAGCGTGTAGGCGAAAGAGCGGACTGCAGAGTGAAATTTCGCGTCGTCTCCGGCACGCACCGCTTTGGCAAGGCTGTTGCTTTGCACCTCCGCCGCCGGGTCCCCATCCGACCGCCGTCCCCCGGCCAAAGCGGAGAAGACAGGAGTGTTTCCGTGAACCTCGTCGAGCGCGCACTGCGTCAGCGCCGTGCGGGACGATTTCTGAGCTGCCTTGCCCTGGCAATCTTCATCCCCCGCATCGCCCTCGCTGCCGACCCGATCGTATCCTCCAACTTCGCCGGCCAGGAAGACCCGCTCTCGGAGAACGCCCTCTGGGAGCCGCTCAACTCCATGTCTCCCGACGGGATCCGTTTCCAGAAGAACAACGGGCTCGCCTACCAGAACGGGTACAACGCGGCGCACAACAACCATGCCGGCGCCCGCATGGCTGCGGCTGCCGGGGTGCCGAACGATCACTACGCGGAGATCGTCGTCGGGCACATCGGCCCCCCCCCCGCCGGCACCACCGTCCCCAGGGACTACGTCGGGGCCTGGGTTCGCCTCCAGCCCTCGGGTCCGG is from Candidatus Dormiibacterota bacterium and encodes:
- a CDS encoding WecB/TagA/CpsF family glycosyltransferase, which gives rise to LPLIERAATRRWKVYLLGGGAGVAEKAAKVLTARFRVDVVGCDAPMISLESDPAQDEPVIDRIRRARPEILLVALGAPKQELWLHRVGPRISPTVGIGLGAALDFVAGAARRAPAWMSRAGLEWLFRLLQEPRRLSRRYLLDDPKFLLILYRMLRTPRALRTQVV